In a genomic window of Bacillota bacterium:
- a CDS encoding branched-chain amino acid ABC transporter substrate-binding protein, translated as MSKKYFGLVALVLLLSLTLFGCGGQQAEEQPGGNEGQAEEINYDGEIKIGLMIPLTGSEATYGKDMENAMKMAADEINAEGGILGKKLVTISGDTAADPQQSTSAATKLVSSDVVSVVGGYSSGATLPTLNVFADANIPQVIPVANSTKIIDENPGNAVQINGTGFHQAEKALELFEDIWDVEKLAIVHQGDGYSEDLAKLTREAWEEAGHEVVAFEVINKGEQDFSSLVTSIKSKNPDAVYWTAYYADGALLIKQLRQGGFQGEIAVGDGSNSPKLMEIAGNAAEGVVCTSNPMVEYLPAAKEFMENYKTNYNQDPGPYSSLAYDGMHLMKDAIERAGSTDGDAIIKALKETEGFQGISGKTTIADNNALANSNFVLLEATGGQWQLIE; from the coding sequence ATGTCTAAAAAGTATTTTGGCCTTGTTGCATTAGTATTACTGTTATCTCTAACCTTATTTGGCTGTGGGGGTCAACAGGCGGAAGAACAGCCCGGCGGTAATGAAGGACAGGCTGAAGAAATTAACTACGATGGCGAAATAAAAATAGGTTTGATGATTCCACTTACCGGCTCTGAGGCTACCTATGGCAAGGACATGGAAAATGCCATGAAAATGGCGGCTGACGAAATTAATGCCGAAGGTGGCATTCTAGGCAAAAAATTAGTTACCATTTCGGGTGACACAGCAGCTGACCCACAACAGTCGACGTCTGCTGCTACAAAACTGGTATCATCAGACGTAGTAAGCGTTGTGGGTGGATACAGTTCAGGTGCCACACTACCAACATTGAACGTATTTGCTGACGCCAATATACCGCAGGTTATTCCGGTGGCAAACTCTACTAAGATCATTGACGAAAATCCTGGAAATGCCGTTCAGATTAACGGAACAGGGTTCCATCAGGCTGAAAAAGCACTTGAATTGTTCGAAGATATATGGGATGTTGAAAAACTGGCCATCGTCCACCAAGGTGATGGGTACTCGGAAGACCTGGCCAAGTTAACCAGAGAGGCATGGGAAGAAGCAGGACATGAAGTAGTTGCCTTTGAAGTAATCAATAAGGGCGAACAAGACTTTTCATCCCTGGTCACCAGCATAAAATCCAAAAACCCGGATGCAGTATACTGGACAGCTTATTATGCTGACGGTGCCCTCCTTATTAAGCAGCTCAGGCAGGGCGGCTTCCAAGGTGAAATTGCCGTTGGTGACGGTTCTAATTCACCCAAACTAATGGAAATTGCAGGAAATGCAGCTGAGGGTGTTGTTTGTACTTCTAACCCCATGGTAGAGTATTTACCGGCAGCCAAAGAATTTATGGAGAACTACAAAACCAATTATAACCAGGACCCGGGACCTTATTCTTCGCTGGCCTATGATGGAATGCATCTGATGAAAGATGCTATAGAAAGAGCCGGATCCACAGACGGAGATGCCATTATTAAAGCCTTAAAAGAAACTGAAGGATTCCAGGGCATTTCAGGTAAAACCACTATTGCCGATAATAATGCTCTCGCCAATAGTAACTTTGTGCTCTTAGAAGCAACAGGCGGGCAATGGCAGCTAATTGAGTAA